Proteins from a genomic interval of Streptomyces sp. NBC_00820:
- a CDS encoding DUF5663 domain-containing protein gives MITLDDALLREIGLGGLAEPHVRLMLRYIYEVLEQRVGLAFAEEMTEEEFEEFEAFIDANDEAGAMGWLSRKRPDYPEVVTAQFEKLKNELREQATALVRISALYLPEWTPVVAEDGVEQAGGSEVPAPRAEASPGETAVPAGEGRTPVPAVEPEVPAGESEVPAVETELPPEIFNAPGQGGTPE, from the coding sequence ATGATCACCCTTGACGACGCGCTGCTGCGGGAGATCGGGCTGGGAGGCCTCGCGGAGCCCCACGTCAGGCTCATGCTCCGCTACATCTACGAGGTGCTGGAGCAGCGGGTCGGGCTGGCGTTCGCCGAGGAGATGACGGAGGAGGAGTTCGAGGAGTTCGAGGCCTTCATCGACGCCAACGACGAGGCCGGGGCGATGGGCTGGCTCAGCAGGAAACGGCCGGACTACCCGGAGGTCGTGACCGCGCAGTTCGAGAAGCTGAAGAACGAACTGCGCGAACAGGCAACCGCGTTGGTCAGGATATCCGCGCTGTACCTGCCCGAGTGGACACCCGTGGTGGCCGAGGACGGCGTGGAGCAGGCCGGGGGATCCGAAGTCCCCGCCCCGCGCGCCGAAGCCTCTCCCGGGGAAACCGCGGTACCGGCCGGGGAGGGCCGGACACCGGTCCCGGCCGTAGAACCCGAAGTACCGGCCGGAGAATCCGAAGTACCGGCCGTAGAAACCGAATTGCCGCCTGAGATCTTCAACGCTCCGGGCCAGGGGGGAACGCCCGAATGA
- a CDS encoding chitosanase — protein MVHADRETAAHASTPHLPGISRRAVVAALGVVASGTLLGASRCAAAAPAPAAAPDLDDPAKKEIAMRLVSSAENSSLDWKAQYKYIEDIDDGRGYTAGIIGFCSGTGDMLDLVQLYADRRPGNVLARYLPALREVDGTDSHDGLDPNYPRDWRKAAQDTVFQQAQNDERDRVYFDPAVTRGKSDGLRALGQFVYYDAIVMHGDGGDPTSFSGIRERALRTAVPPARGGDETTYLGAFLDARVWAMKQEEAHSDTTRVDTEQRVFLRNGNLDLRTPLDWKVYGDSYHIG, from the coding sequence GTGGTGCACGCAGACCGCGAAACGGCAGCCCACGCTTCCACCCCGCACCTGCCCGGAATCTCCCGCCGGGCCGTCGTCGCCGCGCTCGGTGTCGTGGCGTCCGGCACCCTGCTCGGCGCTTCCCGGTGCGCCGCGGCCGCGCCCGCACCGGCGGCCGCGCCGGACCTCGACGATCCCGCGAAGAAGGAGATCGCCATGCGCCTGGTCTCCAGCGCCGAGAACTCCTCGCTCGACTGGAAGGCCCAGTACAAGTACATCGAGGACATCGACGACGGCCGCGGCTACACCGCCGGCATCATCGGCTTCTGCTCCGGCACCGGCGACATGCTCGACCTCGTACAGCTCTACGCCGACCGCAGGCCCGGCAACGTCCTGGCCCGGTACCTGCCCGCCCTGCGCGAGGTCGACGGCACCGACTCGCACGACGGTCTGGACCCGAACTACCCCAGGGACTGGCGCAAGGCCGCCCAGGACACCGTGTTCCAGCAGGCCCAGAACGACGAACGCGACCGCGTCTACTTCGACCCCGCCGTGACCCGGGGCAAGTCGGACGGCCTGCGCGCCCTCGGCCAGTTCGTCTACTACGACGCCATCGTGATGCACGGCGACGGCGGCGACCCCACCAGCTTCTCCGGCATCCGCGAGCGGGCCCTGCGCACCGCCGTACCCCCTGCGCGGGGCGGCGACGAGACGACGTACCTGGGCGCCTTCCTCGACGCCAGGGTCTGGGCCATGAAACAGGAGGAGGCCCACAGCGACACCACCAGGGTCGACACCGAACAGCGGGTCTTCCTGCGCAACGGCAACCTCGATCTCCGCACACCGCTGGACTGGAAGGTGTACGGCGACAGTTACCACATCGGCTGA
- a CDS encoding GNAT family N-acetyltransferase produces the protein MTTLETPRLILRRWREEDVAPMTAVNADPEVMRWIRDGGVRDEQQTRGGIQAWESEWESQGFGLFAVEIRSTGELAGFTGLSVPHFLPEVLPAVEVGWRLGRSHWGQGLATEAARAAVRFGFEERGLERIVSIAQVGNDASERIMTKLGMRPARETVSPAHGRRVRVYELSSDQYVTTTR, from the coding sequence ATGACCACGCTTGAGACTCCCCGTCTGATCCTGCGTCGCTGGCGCGAGGAAGACGTCGCGCCCATGACTGCCGTCAACGCCGACCCCGAGGTCATGCGGTGGATCCGTGACGGTGGTGTCCGTGACGAACAGCAGACTCGCGGCGGTATCCAGGCATGGGAGAGCGAGTGGGAGTCACAGGGCTTCGGCCTGTTCGCCGTGGAGATCCGGTCCACCGGCGAGCTGGCCGGGTTCACCGGCCTTTCGGTACCCCACTTCCTGCCGGAGGTACTGCCGGCGGTCGAGGTCGGCTGGCGGCTGGGACGTTCCCACTGGGGACAGGGCCTGGCCACCGAGGCCGCGAGAGCCGCTGTGCGCTTCGGGTTCGAAGAGCGAGGGCTGGAGCGGATCGTCAGCATCGCCCAAGTGGGCAACGACGCCTCCGAGCGGATCATGACCAAACTGGGGATGCGTCCGGCCCGTGAGACCGTCAGTCCCGCCCACGGTCGTCGAGTACGGGTGTACGAGTTGTCGTCGGACCAGTACGTCACGACCACTCGTTGA
- a CDS encoding MFS transporter has product MDASIVIISLPAIFRGIGLDPLAAGNIGYLLWMILGYLLVSAVLVVVLGRLGDMFGRVRIYNLGFLVFACASVALSLDPFRAGAGALWLILWRVVQAFGGSMLTANSAAILTDAFPARQRGMALGVNQITALAGQFLGLLAGGLLAAVDWRAVFWVSVPISVTGTIWSYLSLRETASGVRGRVDWLGNITFATGAGVLLAGITYGIQPYGGHPTGWTNPWVLAGLTGGVLLLLVFCLVETRVAEPMFRLSLFTVRSFAAGNLAALLTAIARGGLQFMLIIWLQGIWLPLHGYDFEDTPLWAGIFMLPLTLGFLIAGPLSGYLSDRFGSRLFSTAGLIVVAGSFLGLLALPVNFDYDTFAALLLLNGLGQGMFSAPNTSSIMGSVPPRYRGVASGMRSTFQNSGTALSIGVFFSLMVSGLAASLPSALRTGLQAHGVPAATAHEAAGLPPVSTLFATFLGDNPIGHLLGAGTLGHLSASRQATLTGHTFFPELVSGPFHHGLTIVFGVAAAMALISALASALRGGHDRPDDDSPKEAPAASEDAATASKGAPVDVSKGAPGGGSATGRAQRRTSSSP; this is encoded by the coding sequence ATGGACGCCTCCATCGTGATCATCTCCCTGCCGGCGATCTTCCGCGGCATCGGCCTGGATCCCCTCGCCGCGGGCAACATCGGCTATCTGCTGTGGATGATCCTCGGCTATCTGCTGGTCTCGGCCGTGCTGGTGGTCGTCCTGGGCCGGCTGGGCGACATGTTCGGCCGGGTCCGCATCTACAACCTCGGCTTCCTGGTCTTCGCCTGCGCCTCGGTCGCACTGTCCCTCGACCCGTTCCGGGCCGGAGCCGGTGCCCTGTGGCTGATCCTGTGGCGCGTCGTGCAGGCCTTCGGCGGTTCCATGCTCACCGCCAACTCCGCCGCCATCCTCACCGACGCCTTCCCCGCCCGGCAGCGCGGCATGGCCCTCGGCGTCAACCAGATCACCGCCCTCGCGGGGCAGTTCCTCGGGCTGCTCGCGGGCGGTCTGCTGGCCGCCGTCGACTGGCGCGCGGTGTTCTGGGTGAGCGTGCCCATCAGCGTCACCGGCACCATCTGGTCGTATCTGAGCCTGCGCGAGACCGCGTCCGGCGTGCGCGGCCGCGTCGACTGGCTCGGCAACATCACCTTCGCCACCGGCGCCGGCGTCCTGCTCGCCGGCATCACCTACGGCATCCAGCCCTACGGTGGCCACCCCACCGGCTGGACCAACCCCTGGGTGCTGGCGGGCCTGACCGGCGGCGTGCTCCTGCTGCTGGTGTTCTGCCTGGTCGAGACCCGGGTGGCCGAGCCCATGTTCCGGCTGTCCCTGTTCACCGTACGGTCGTTCGCCGCGGGCAACCTCGCGGCCCTGCTCACCGCGATCGCCCGGGGCGGCCTGCAGTTCATGCTCATCATCTGGCTGCAGGGCATCTGGCTGCCGCTGCACGGCTACGACTTCGAGGACACCCCGCTGTGGGCCGGCATCTTCATGCTGCCGCTGACCCTCGGCTTCCTGATAGCCGGGCCGCTCTCCGGCTACCTGTCCGACCGCTTCGGCTCCCGCCTCTTCTCCACGGCCGGCCTCATCGTCGTCGCCGGGTCCTTCCTCGGCCTGCTGGCGCTGCCCGTGAACTTCGACTACGACACGTTCGCCGCGCTGCTTCTGCTCAACGGCCTGGGCCAGGGCATGTTCTCCGCGCCCAACACCTCCTCGATCATGGGCAGCGTGCCGCCCCGCTACCGTGGCGTGGCCTCCGGGATGCGCTCGACCTTCCAGAACTCCGGCACCGCCCTGTCCATCGGCGTCTTCTTCTCGCTGATGGTGTCCGGCCTGGCCGCCTCCCTGCCCTCGGCGCTCCGTACCGGCCTCCAGGCGCACGGCGTACCCGCCGCCACCGCCCACGAGGCGGCCGGACTGCCACCGGTCAGCACCCTCTTCGCGACGTTCCTCGGCGACAACCCCATCGGGCACCTCCTCGGCGCCGGCACCCTCGGCCACCTGTCCGCGAGCCGGCAGGCCACCCTGACCGGCCACACCTTCTTCCCCGAACTGGTCTCCGGCCCCTTCCACCACGGCCTGACCATCGTCTTCGGCGTCGCCGCCGCCATGGCGCTGATCTCGGCGCTCGCCTCCGCTCTGCGAGGCGGCCACGATCGCCCGGACGACGACTCGCCGAAGGAAGCCCCGGCGGCTTCGGAGGACGCCGCGACGGCTTCGAAGGGCGCCCCGGTGGATGTCTCGAAGGGCGCCCCCGGGGGCGGCTCCGCGACCGGCCGGGCGCAGCGCCGTACGTCGTCCTCCCCCTGA
- a CDS encoding DUF4760 domain-containing protein, with amino-acid sequence MTTWILALSSPAVAVVIALWGFRRGDRADRLRMLFEIQERYLAQRARDGRRLIHTRLAGRGADGVRTCTREELTSIGHTLAVMNMIAISVESGLVEEKLVQRSLGRSFASAVDGAADYIDHVEHERGFRPYAYAQRLAAKFRAG; translated from the coding sequence ATGACCACGTGGATACTCGCACTGTCCTCACCGGCCGTCGCCGTCGTCATCGCCCTGTGGGGCTTCCGGCGGGGTGACCGGGCAGACCGTCTGCGAATGCTCTTCGAGATCCAGGAGCGCTATCTCGCCCAGCGGGCCCGGGACGGCCGCCGGCTCATCCACACCCGTCTCGCCGGGCGGGGAGCGGACGGGGTGCGGACGTGCACCCGGGAGGAGCTCACCAGCATCGGCCACACGCTCGCCGTCATGAACATGATCGCAATCAGCGTGGAGAGCGGCCTGGTGGAGGAGAAGCTGGTCCAGCGGAGCCTGGGGCGGTCGTTCGCGAGCGCGGTCGACGGCGCGGCCGACTACATCGATCACGTGGAGCACGAGCGGGGATTCCGCCCGTACGCGTACGCGCAGCGGCTCGCGGCGAAGTTCAGGGCCGGATAG
- a CDS encoding DedA family protein produces the protein MSPPLPGPLDHLAPLLSHYGYWAVGGVVLLEDFGLPAPGETILLAAGVYAGAGELNIYAVAGIAFAAAVIGDNIGYLIGRTGGRAFVTRWGKYIFLTPKRFEAAENFFARHGGKIVTVARFVDGLRQANGIIAGTTRMPWPRFLAFNALGAALWVGLWATLAYVAGSHITTVYDEIVRYQRYVLIALAVVVAALVVRHLVRRRRKS, from the coding sequence ATGAGCCCTCCCCTCCCGGGTCCACTCGATCATCTCGCCCCGCTGCTCAGCCACTACGGCTACTGGGCGGTGGGCGGTGTGGTCCTGCTGGAGGACTTCGGGCTCCCGGCGCCGGGCGAGACGATCCTGCTCGCGGCTGGGGTCTACGCGGGCGCCGGGGAGCTGAACATCTACGCCGTGGCGGGGATCGCGTTCGCCGCGGCCGTGATCGGCGACAACATCGGCTATCTCATCGGCCGCACCGGCGGCAGGGCCTTCGTGACGCGCTGGGGCAAGTACATCTTCCTCACGCCGAAGCGCTTCGAGGCCGCCGAGAACTTCTTCGCCCGGCACGGCGGCAAGATCGTCACCGTGGCCCGGTTCGTGGACGGTCTCCGCCAGGCCAACGGCATCATCGCCGGCACCACGCGCATGCCCTGGCCCCGTTTCCTCGCCTTCAACGCGCTCGGCGCGGCCCTGTGGGTGGGCCTCTGGGCCACCCTGGCCTATGTGGCGGGCAGCCACATCACGACCGTGTACGACGAGATCGTCCGGTACCAGCGCTACGTCCTCATCGCGCTCGCCGTCGTGGTCGCGGCCCTGGTCGTACGGCATCTGGTACGACGCCGCCGCAAGTCCTGA
- the mgrA gene encoding L-glyceraldehyde 3-phosphate reductase gives MNHVADPERYNGTMRYRRTGRSGLDLPLLSLGYWHNFGDDRPFETQREIALRAFDLGITHHDLANNYGPPYGSAEINFGRLMKQDLAPYRDEMVISTKAGWDMWPGPYGQGGGSRKYVLASLDQSLKRMGLDYVDIFYSHRLDASTPLEETMGALDTAVRQGKALYVGISSYDAERTRQAAAILRELGTPMLIHQPSYSMLNRWIETDGLLDAAEEEGFGVIGFTALAQGLLTGRYLDGVPGDSRAAQGKSFDPAWLTEDMRQRLNALNDIAARRGQTLAQMALAWALRDERVTSLVIGASRVEQLEQNVAALENLDFSAEELAEIDKYATDGGVDLWRDARLGTLGG, from the coding sequence ATGAACCACGTCGCGGACCCCGAGCGCTACAACGGCACCATGCGCTACCGGCGCACCGGTCGCTCGGGACTGGACCTTCCGCTCCTGTCCCTGGGCTACTGGCACAACTTCGGCGACGACCGCCCCTTCGAGACGCAGCGCGAGATCGCCCTGCGCGCCTTCGACCTGGGCATCACCCACCACGACCTGGCGAACAACTACGGCCCGCCCTACGGCTCGGCGGAGATCAACTTCGGCCGGCTGATGAAGCAGGACCTGGCGCCGTACCGGGACGAGATGGTGATCTCCACCAAGGCGGGCTGGGACATGTGGCCGGGCCCCTACGGGCAGGGCGGCGGCTCCCGCAAGTACGTCCTGGCCTCGCTCGACCAGTCCCTCAAGCGCATGGGCCTGGACTACGTGGACATCTTCTACTCCCACCGGCTGGACGCGAGCACGCCGCTGGAGGAGACGATGGGCGCGCTCGACACCGCCGTCCGCCAGGGCAAGGCCCTGTACGTCGGCATCTCCTCCTACGACGCCGAGCGCACCCGGCAGGCGGCCGCCATCCTGCGCGAGCTGGGCACGCCGATGCTGATCCACCAGCCGTCGTACAGCATGCTCAACCGCTGGATCGAGACCGACGGCCTGCTGGACGCGGCCGAGGAGGAGGGCTTCGGCGTCATCGGCTTCACGGCGCTCGCCCAGGGCCTGCTGACCGGCCGTTACCTGGACGGCGTCCCCGGCGACTCGCGGGCCGCGCAGGGCAAGTCGTTCGACCCGGCCTGGCTCACGGAGGACATGCGGCAGCGGCTCAACGCCCTGAACGACATCGCCGCCCGGCGCGGGCAGACCCTGGCCCAGATGGCGCTGGCCTGGGCGCTGCGCGACGAGCGGGTCACCTCGCTGGTCATCGGCGCCTCCCGCGTCGAGCAGCTGGAGCAGAACGTGGCGGCGCTGGAGAACCTCGACTTCAGCGCCGAGGAGCTGGCCGAGATCGACAAGTACGCCACCGACGGCGGCGTCGACCTGTGGCGGGACGCCCGTCTGGGCACCCTGGGCGGCTGA
- a CDS encoding DUF4328 domain-containing protein translates to MSTPTVRALWPLARAAQAAIAVAAVADIDRVVTLRARLLHPHEASPGTAGLMPRLIVSVTFLAAVLFLVWFSRCRRNAELLSLTPLPGSAGWAVIAWLIPVVNLWVPRQLVLDVHGAPGKPEGRDRTLVNVWWAAWTGHVLVATAVTWLHKETSLVLLLVAETLELAAGALAIVVIQRVTARQAAASRALFPVPDAAHLPPLA, encoded by the coding sequence ATGTCCACACCCACCGTCAGAGCCTTGTGGCCGCTCGCCCGCGCCGCCCAGGCGGCCATCGCCGTGGCAGCCGTCGCGGACATCGACCGGGTGGTGACCCTGCGGGCGCGCTTGCTGCATCCGCACGAGGCGTCGCCCGGCACGGCCGGGCTCATGCCCCGGCTGATCGTCAGCGTGACGTTCCTCGCGGCGGTCCTGTTCCTGGTGTGGTTCTCCCGGTGCCGGCGCAACGCCGAACTCCTCTCCCTCACACCCCTTCCCGGCTCCGCGGGCTGGGCCGTCATCGCCTGGCTGATCCCGGTCGTCAACCTCTGGGTTCCACGTCAACTGGTCCTCGACGTTCACGGTGCCCCCGGCAAGCCCGAGGGGCGCGACCGGACCCTGGTGAACGTCTGGTGGGCGGCCTGGACCGGACACGTGCTGGTGGCGACCGCTGTGACCTGGCTGCACAAGGAGACATCGCTCGTACTCCTCCTCGTCGCCGAAACCCTCGAACTGGCCGCCGGAGCCCTGGCGATCGTCGTCATCCAGCGCGTGACGGCACGCCAGGCCGCCGCCTCGCGCGCCCTGTTCCCCGTCCCGGACGCGGCGCACCTGCCGCCGCTCGCCTAG
- a CDS encoding type IV secretory system conjugative DNA transfer family protein has translation MLRIAAVQLDYTPNTESSNNKRWFPDEPLIDWRQTNQAAEARFSVRSGPIDAHQPTRHRTQSVIKQFRRYRQEQLDRKLKQILEFCVRRDVDIAVLPEALVPAALVPVLVHGFRSRLAVFAGLGTLRPEDARTLQELGFENAAEEIGRNAAVYVDANTIELVTKRDRATNEVMERGSGTARVEFRKGRFTRDVGLAVCRDYVNAPRTFDTEVPTPDLVLVSALTKPTEDFIRTPRNFAVAFANHSVQGGSAVLAPQLQGFFLDMERRGTDPLPPGESIVVVDYEKFGETPTQTIEPGNRLVHRAALVYDDPSPTDPGGSRSSLTRQLADLTLTGLNFGDYDELLSVAEARLQGMSPQTPVLLSAVEELRRNAGTLSSQLDLDLFTGHVILTDVKSEAELQYEVLGKLLREWHHLIDPDSNPDLPEGISLYYERGRTLRSRLSAQIRTAHRDSPLVTRENEGRASDGATAASAEEENDGFSLFYSVRLGSYGSDNAVRSLEQQLGALRTLSAADDDTVRLIYQTHTARQTKGHLAPFFDVIGMTESTEADTLEDLGEGVGQQLATAFRSTWDVSAGPENGTLEADTVVELRLRPEAVPWIREDWSTLVDYLRTLRVPVTVQMTCRRLGKGDGEEEREPSPAEAVLNAFATAAHHAEPTGFFSAYERDAAAFLERAAREEADERRNLTLLVHVGSADALPDSVLWAIGNWLFRSMPFDIVRGDEAREPLAPGAAPENAPRMTPSEILRIFHPPYGRMESRGLDTRREASVPVPAPALPTEGLLLGTARTEGTREDRWLDVRLDRIARLRHTYVLGPTGSGKTNLLKNLARQDIMDGHGLVVIDPHGDLVDYLVRHTRTRDGEVLLLDFGDPEYLPVLNPLDLDVQSANERNLAIERFIGLMVRQSHHTFYGPRFESMIRLVLASATHAVYPIRPASVLDVGTILRNNEVKSWVQYLLRDVPGLRERWETFDKQSGSDFAELLDWALSKFSEMEQDGTLRHVLASGESTVSLSRFVHNGGVVLVKIPEWEMSASSAALLGGFIQEHIRQTVYRRWRQPEGTSKPFFMYVDEFQAFSLGGFEDIVAEARKFGLGLVLAHQNLYQLNSFSRFTGSSSEQLISAILGNVANRIVFGLSHRDAAELAKDFDVDVKRLLNPGLHRATAQVLLGQQQRTFTLAMTDADSDTGLPDQYDHIRRQMIEKGYWRRREDLRAQDEARARKLKLEVRLWQKARRRQASQQPGKVPPQSREMPREEPLTPWPSEGAPGTDHVHAWEQVLRRWLQRERTPPGNDEPRKDGRPDDHP, from the coding sequence GTGCTCCGAATCGCCGCCGTCCAGCTCGACTACACGCCCAACACCGAGAGCAGCAACAACAAACGCTGGTTTCCCGACGAGCCCCTCATCGACTGGCGGCAGACGAACCAGGCGGCCGAGGCCAGGTTCTCCGTGCGCAGCGGGCCGATCGACGCGCACCAGCCGACACGTCACCGCACCCAGTCGGTGATCAAGCAGTTCCGCCGCTACCGGCAGGAACAACTGGACCGCAAGCTCAAGCAGATCCTGGAGTTCTGCGTCCGGCGCGACGTCGACATCGCGGTCCTGCCCGAAGCCCTCGTGCCCGCCGCGCTGGTGCCTGTCCTGGTCCACGGCTTCCGCAGCCGGCTCGCCGTCTTCGCCGGCCTCGGCACCCTGCGCCCCGAGGACGCCCGCACGCTCCAGGAACTCGGCTTCGAGAACGCCGCGGAGGAGATAGGCCGCAACGCGGCCGTCTACGTCGACGCGAACACCATCGAGCTCGTCACCAAGCGCGACCGGGCGACCAACGAGGTGATGGAGCGCGGCTCGGGCACCGCCAGGGTCGAGTTCCGCAAGGGCAGGTTCACGCGTGACGTGGGTCTGGCCGTGTGCCGTGACTACGTCAACGCGCCCCGGACCTTCGACACCGAAGTCCCCACGCCCGACCTCGTTCTGGTGTCGGCCCTCACCAAGCCGACCGAGGACTTCATCCGCACGCCACGCAACTTCGCGGTCGCTTTCGCCAACCACTCCGTCCAGGGCGGCAGTGCGGTGCTCGCGCCTCAGCTCCAGGGATTCTTCCTCGACATGGAGCGACGCGGGACCGATCCTCTGCCGCCCGGCGAGTCCATCGTCGTCGTGGACTACGAGAAGTTCGGCGAGACGCCCACCCAGACCATCGAGCCCGGCAACCGGCTGGTCCACCGCGCCGCCCTGGTCTACGACGACCCCTCCCCCACCGACCCGGGCGGCTCGCGCAGCTCGCTGACCCGGCAACTGGCCGACCTCACCCTCACCGGCCTCAACTTCGGCGACTACGACGAGCTCCTGAGCGTCGCCGAAGCACGGTTGCAGGGCATGTCGCCGCAGACACCCGTCCTGCTCAGCGCCGTGGAGGAACTGCGTCGCAACGCCGGAACCCTCAGCAGCCAGCTGGACCTGGACCTGTTCACCGGCCACGTCATCCTGACCGACGTCAAGTCCGAGGCGGAGCTGCAGTACGAGGTCCTCGGCAAGCTGCTCCGGGAGTGGCACCACCTCATCGACCCGGACAGCAATCCCGACCTGCCCGAGGGGATAAGCCTCTACTACGAGAGAGGCCGCACCCTGCGCAGCCGGCTCTCCGCGCAGATCCGCACCGCCCACCGTGACTCGCCGCTGGTCACCAGGGAGAACGAGGGGCGCGCGTCCGACGGCGCCACCGCCGCCTCGGCGGAGGAGGAGAACGACGGCTTCTCCCTCTTCTACAGCGTCCGCCTCGGCTCCTACGGCTCCGACAACGCGGTGCGGAGTCTGGAGCAGCAGCTCGGCGCGCTGCGCACCCTCTCGGCAGCCGACGACGACACGGTACGGCTCATCTACCAGACCCACACGGCGCGGCAGACGAAGGGACATCTCGCTCCGTTCTTCGACGTGATCGGCATGACCGAGTCGACGGAGGCGGACACGCTGGAGGACCTCGGCGAGGGGGTCGGCCAGCAGCTCGCCACCGCGTTCCGCAGCACCTGGGACGTCAGCGCGGGACCGGAGAACGGCACGCTCGAGGCCGACACGGTCGTGGAGCTGCGCCTGCGCCCCGAGGCGGTCCCCTGGATCCGGGAGGACTGGAGCACCCTCGTCGACTACCTGCGCACCCTTCGCGTGCCGGTCACCGTGCAGATGACGTGCCGCCGGCTCGGAAAGGGCGACGGGGAGGAGGAGCGTGAGCCCTCGCCGGCCGAGGCCGTGCTGAACGCCTTCGCCACGGCGGCACACCACGCGGAGCCCACCGGGTTCTTCTCCGCGTACGAGCGGGACGCCGCGGCCTTCCTGGAGCGCGCCGCCCGGGAGGAGGCGGACGAGCGGCGCAATCTCACGCTCCTGGTCCACGTCGGCTCCGCGGACGCGCTTCCGGACTCGGTGCTGTGGGCGATCGGCAACTGGCTCTTCCGGTCGATGCCGTTCGACATCGTGCGCGGCGACGAGGCACGGGAGCCCCTGGCGCCCGGAGCCGCGCCGGAGAACGCGCCGCGGATGACACCCTCGGAGATCCTGCGGATCTTCCATCCCCCCTATGGTCGGATGGAGTCACGCGGACTCGACACACGGCGGGAAGCCAGCGTCCCGGTCCCCGCGCCCGCGCTCCCCACCGAGGGCCTGCTCCTCGGTACCGCGCGGACCGAGGGGACCCGTGAGGACCGTTGGCTCGACGTGCGGCTGGACCGGATCGCCCGGCTCCGGCACACCTACGTTCTCGGCCCCACCGGATCGGGCAAGACCAACCTGCTGAAGAACCTCGCCCGACAGGACATCATGGACGGCCACGGCCTCGTGGTCATCGACCCGCACGGCGACCTCGTCGACTACCTGGTCAGGCACACCAGAACCCGGGACGGCGAGGTGCTGCTGCTGGACTTCGGCGACCCCGAGTACCTACCGGTGCTCAACCCCCTGGACCTGGACGTCCAGTCGGCCAACGAACGCAACCTGGCCATCGAGCGGTTCATCGGCCTGATGGTGCGGCAGTCCCACCACACTTTCTACGGGCCGCGGTTCGAGAGCATGATCAGGCTGGTGCTCGCCTCGGCCACGCACGCGGTGTACCCGATCCGTCCGGCGTCGGTGCTGGACGTCGGCACGATCCTGCGCAACAACGAGGTCAAGTCGTGGGTGCAGTATCTGCTGCGGGACGTGCCAGGCCTGCGGGAGCGGTGGGAGACGTTCGACAAGCAGAGCGGCTCCGACTTCGCCGAGCTGCTCGACTGGGCCCTGTCGAAGTTCAGTGAGATGGAACAGGACGGGACGCTGCGGCACGTGCTGGCCAGCGGGGAGTCGACCGTCTCGCTCAGCCGCTTCGTGCACAACGGCGGGGTGGTGCTCGTCAAGATTCCCGAGTGGGAGATGAGCGCATCGTCGGCGGCACTGCTCGGCGGGTTCATCCAGGAGCACATCCGGCAGACGGTGTACCGGCGTTGGCGGCAGCCGGAGGGAACGTCCAAGCCCTTCTTCATGTACGTGGACGAGTTCCAGGCCTTCTCGCTCGGCGGCTTCGAGGACATCGTGGCCGAGGCCCGCAAGTTCGGCCTCGGACTGGTCCTGGCCCACCAGAACCTCTACCAGCTCAACTCCTTCTCGCGCTTCACGGGTTCGTCCTCGGAACAGCTGATCAGCGCGATCCTGGGCAATGTGGCCAACCGCATCGTCTTCGGGCTGTCCCACCGGGACGCCGCGGAACTCGCCAAGGACTTCGACGTCGACGTCAAACGCCTGCTCAATCCGGGTCTCCACCGGGCCACCGCGCAGGTCCTCCTCGGCCAGCAACAGCGCACGTTCACGCTGGCGATGACCGACGCCGACTCCGACACCGGCCTCCCGGACCAGTACGACCACATCCGTCGGCAGATGATCGAGAAGGGCTACTGGCGCCGCCGCGAAGACCTCCGCGCCCAGGACGAGGCACGGGCGCGCAAGCTGAAGCTGGAGGTCAGGCTCTGGCAGAAGGCCCGTCGCCGGCAGGCCTCGCAGCAGCCGGGCAAAGTGCCGCCGCAGTCCAGGGAGATGCCCCGGGAGGAACCGCTCACGCCGTGGCCGAGCGAGGGTGCCCCCGGGACCGACCACGTGCACGCGTGGGAACAGGTGCTGAGGCGGTGGCTCCAGCGCGAGCGGACGCCTCCCGGGAACGACGAGCCGAGGAAGGACGGGAGGCCCGATGATCACCCTTGA